In a single window of the Armatimonadota bacterium genome:
- a CDS encoding amidohydrolase family protein, with protein sequence MSSFDRHYERLLEMLGQMEIVDCHEHLPPEKDRVAQDVDFSLFFSHYCRGDLLAAGMPPAEVEAFFKPDTAAEVKWRSFEPFYQRIQDGSYCRAAHIAMEKFYGIGRLSSLDDAQALTAAMRQANRPGLYHQVLKEVCRIRLAMNYGAVTDDPEFFAPVIFVAEYGEVTPAVIRGLEDRLGVSCASLDRYVEAVARELRGLREQGMKGLKFHFAYMRDLHFAPRTHAEAEAVFNRVIEEGYGWRAFSLGYEESRPLQDYMVHRLIEMAGEMELPVVFHSSLQAYTGHNADDARPLRLWNLPNRYRDVEFVVLHAGFPWLEEAALLAKQYANVYLDLSWAHLMSPEITRRALKSWVELAPMNKVFGFGGDYCVVEKVYGHLVMARENIARALAEKIEDGSLPPARADAWLQAMMRDNPARVFRLAL encoded by the coding sequence GTGTCATCGTTTGACCGACACTACGAGCGGCTGCTAGAGATGCTGGGGCAGATGGAGATCGTGGACTGCCACGAGCACCTGCCGCCGGAGAAGGACCGCGTTGCGCAGGACGTGGACTTCTCGCTGTTCTTCAGCCACTACTGCCGGGGCGACCTGCTGGCGGCGGGGATGCCGCCGGCCGAGGTCGAGGCGTTCTTCAAGCCCGACACGGCGGCCGAGGTCAAGTGGCGCAGCTTCGAGCCGTTCTACCAGCGCATCCAGGATGGCAGCTACTGCCGGGCGGCGCACATCGCCATGGAAAAGTTCTACGGCATCGGCCGGCTGTCGTCGCTCGATGATGCGCAGGCGCTGACCGCCGCGATGCGCCAGGCCAACCGGCCGGGGCTCTACCACCAGGTGCTCAAGGAAGTGTGCCGCATCCGCCTGGCGATGAATTACGGGGCCGTCACCGACGACCCCGAGTTCTTCGCGCCGGTGATCTTCGTCGCCGAGTACGGGGAGGTCACGCCCGCGGTCATTCGCGGATTGGAGGACCGTCTGGGCGTGTCGTGCGCGAGCCTCGACCGCTACGTCGAGGCGGTGGCGCGGGAGCTGCGGGGCTTACGCGAACAGGGGATGAAGGGCCTCAAGTTCCACTTCGCGTACATGCGCGACTTGCACTTCGCCCCCCGCACGCACGCGGAGGCGGAGGCGGTGTTCAATCGCGTGATCGAGGAGGGGTACGGCTGGCGCGCCTTTTCGCTGGGCTACGAGGAGAGCCGCCCCCTTCAGGACTACATGGTCCATCGGCTGATCGAGATGGCGGGCGAGATGGAGCTGCCGGTCGTGTTCCACTCCTCGCTGCAGGCGTACACCGGGCACAACGCCGACGACGCGCGCCCGTTGCGGCTGTGGAACCTGCCGAACCGGTATCGCGACGTGGAGTTCGTGGTGCTGCACGCCGGCTTCCCGTGGCTGGAGGAGGCGGCGCTGCTGGCGAAGCAATACGCCAACGTCTATCTCGACCTGTCGTGGGCGCACCTGATGTCGCCAGAGATCACACGGCGGGCACTCAAGTCGTGGGTAGAGTTGGCGCCGATGAACAAGGTATTCGGTTTCGGCGGTGACTACTGTGTGGTGGAGAAGGTTTACGGACACCTGGTGATGGCGCGCGAGAACATCGCGCGGGCGCTGGCGGAGAAGATCGAGGACGGCAGCCTGCCCCCCGCGCGCGCCGACGCCTGGCTGCAGGCGATGATGCGCGACAACCCGGCGCGGGTGTTTCGGCTGGCGTTGTGA
- a CDS encoding ABC transporter permease encodes MHDIIQGIGQAARLLATGGQGVWAIILRSLLVSGASTVLGCALGIPVGAVVGLRRFAGKRAAVAALNLGMSLPPVVVGLFVYLLLSRSGPLGFTRLLFSVPAMVVAQTILASPLIAALTVAAVESVDRRVRAVALSLGASELRATLTLLGEARFAMGAAVIAGFGAVISEVGAVMMVGGNIASHTRVMTTAIVLETGKGNFDLAIALGIILLLIAFVVNFALGFLQRWR; translated from the coding sequence GTGCACGACATCATCCAGGGGATAGGACAGGCCGCCCGCCTGCTGGCGACCGGCGGGCAGGGGGTGTGGGCGATCATCCTGCGCTCGCTGTTGGTGTCGGGCGCGAGCACGGTGCTGGGCTGCGCGCTCGGCATCCCGGTGGGCGCGGTAGTGGGCTTGCGCCGCTTCGCCGGCAAGCGCGCCGCGGTGGCGGCGCTCAACCTGGGCATGAGCCTGCCGCCGGTGGTGGTCGGGCTTTTCGTGTACCTGCTATTGTCGCGCAGCGGCCCGCTGGGGTTCACGCGCTTGCTGTTCAGCGTCCCCGCCATGGTCGTCGCCCAGACGATCCTCGCCTCGCCGCTCATCGCCGCGTTGACCGTGGCGGCGGTGGAATCGGTGGATCGGCGCGTGCGCGCGGTGGCGCTGTCGCTGGGCGCGAGCGAGCTGCGCGCCACCCTGACCCTGCTGGGCGAGGCGCGCTTCGCCATGGGCGCGGCGGTCATCGCCGGCTTCGGCGCCGTCATCTCGGAGGTCGGCGCGGTGATGATGGTCGGCGGCAACATCGCCAGCCACACGCGCGTCATGACCACCGCCATCGTCCTCGAAACCGGCAAGGGCAATTTCGACCTCGCCATCGCGCTCGGCATCATCCTGCTGCTGATCGCCTTCGTTGTGAACTTCGCGCTCGGCTTTTTGCAGAGGTGGCGGTAG
- a CDS encoding ATP-binding cassette domain-containing protein yields the protein MAGEYAIQVRGLTQRYGVREVLSNITLDIPRGGVFCVFGPNGAGKSTLLRLLDLLETPAGGEVVIGGVRATTGAAPALRRRMAMVFQSPYLLRASVSANVAYGLRVRGWSRRQRRTRVREVLEQVGACDLMRRPAWGLSGGEAQLVGLARALAVKPEVLFLDEPEANLDPQNASRIEAVVREHAAAHTVILVTHNLFLARRLAATTSRAAFLYDGQLIEQGPAEDILNLPRDERTAAFISGKMPG from the coding sequence GTGGCGGGCGAATACGCCATCCAGGTGCGAGGTCTGACGCAGCGCTACGGTGTGCGCGAGGTGCTGTCCAACATCACCCTCGACATACCGCGCGGCGGAGTCTTCTGCGTTTTCGGCCCCAATGGCGCGGGCAAGAGCACCCTGCTGCGACTGCTCGATCTGCTGGAGACGCCCGCCGGGGGGGAGGTCGTCATCGGCGGCGTGCGCGCCACGACCGGCGCCGCGCCGGCGCTGCGGCGGCGCATGGCGATGGTATTCCAGTCGCCTTACCTGCTACGCGCCAGCGTGAGCGCCAATGTCGCCTATGGGCTGCGTGTGCGCGGATGGTCTCGCCGCCAGCGCCGCACGCGCGTGCGCGAGGTGCTGGAGCAGGTGGGCGCTTGCGATCTCATGCGCAGGCCGGCGTGGGGACTATCGGGAGGCGAGGCGCAACTGGTGGGCCTCGCTCGCGCCCTGGCAGTGAAGCCCGAGGTATTGTTCCTGGACGAGCCGGAGGCCAATCTCGACCCGCAGAACGCGAGCCGGATCGAGGCGGTGGTGCGGGAACATGCCGCCGCGCATACCGTTATCCTGGTAACGCACAACCTGTTTCTGGCGCGGCGCCTCGCCGCAACTACGAGCCGCGCCGCGTTCCTCTACGATGGCCAGTTGATCGAGCAGGGCCCGGCCGAAGATATCCTCAACCTGCCGCGCGACGAGCGCACCGCCGCCTTCATCAGCGGCAAGATGCCGGGATAG
- a CDS encoding substrate-binding domain-containing protein — protein MRTRIAAALVLLFALTGAALAAPRPLTLATTTSTYDSGLLDYILPEFEQRSGIAVKVVAVGTGQALELAGRGDADAVLVHAPDLERDFIRAGHAAGHWRLMYNHFVIVGPAADTAHVSSSPTPAIAMKRIAEARATFVSRGDKSGTHYRELQLWETAKIKPQGDWYLEAGSGMAATLRLADDKDAYTLSDIGTYLAQRDRLHLAMLCEKGDELLNRYSLMAVSPRTHPGVNHQGAMRLIHYFLAPETLRRIGAFGAERYGRPLFRVYGAARVPARAQ, from the coding sequence ATGCGCACTCGCATCGCTGCTGCTCTGGTTCTGCTCTTCGCCCTGACGGGCGCGGCGCTGGCCGCACCGCGGCCGCTGACCCTTGCCACCACTACCAGCACCTACGACAGCGGCCTTCTGGACTACATCCTGCCCGAGTTCGAGCAGCGCAGCGGCATCGCGGTCAAGGTCGTCGCCGTCGGCACCGGCCAGGCGTTGGAGTTGGCGGGGCGCGGCGACGCCGACGCGGTGCTCGTGCACGCGCCCGACCTCGAGCGCGATTTCATTCGCGCGGGCCACGCCGCCGGCCACTGGCGGCTGATGTACAACCATTTCGTCATCGTCGGCCCGGCCGCCGATACTGCCCACGTCAGCTCCTCCCCCACCCCGGCCATCGCCATGAAGCGGATCGCCGAGGCGCGCGCGACCTTCGTTTCGCGCGGTGACAAGTCCGGCACGCATTACCGCGAACTCCAGCTCTGGGAGACGGCCAAGATCAAGCCCCAAGGCGACTGGTACCTCGAAGCCGGGTCCGGCATGGCCGCCACCCTGCGCCTGGCCGACGACAAGGATGCGTACACCTTGAGCGACATCGGCACCTACCTCGCGCAGCGCGACCGCTTGCACCTGGCGATGCTTTGCGAAAAAGGCGACGAGCTGCTCAATCGCTACAGCCTAATGGCGGTCAGTCCGCGGACGCACCCGGGCGTCAATCACCAGGGGGCGATGCGGCTGATCCACTACTTCCTGGCACCGGAGACGCTCAGGCGCATCGGCGCCTTCGGCGCCGAGCGCTACGGTCGCCCACTGTTCCGGGTTTACGGGGCGGCGCGCGTTCCCGCGCGCGCGCAATAG
- a CDS encoding porin, translating to MRILWLWLSALLVMALPVAAQTLDEVPPGHWSYAAIDALTQRGLVHGYAAAPYGGPTPLTRPEMAALTARAVRGVGEAMGERGRRLELLAQAPLEGAPPTAAEEPCAAPPAVAPEDLARIDKLLAEFRNELVTMGAKVDSIAAELADLRTSLDETRIRLDKATDEMMRHCISGYAQMRYTVEGSAAPASEFAVRRAKLTLSGPVSARADYKVELDVPTQKKAGESIVVLNEGYAALDFNAVRVLAGQFYVPFGWELFTSSRELEAPEESLGLKRLFPDRKYDRGVRVEGSLGDKWRGWLALVNGAGYKRGDTNDHKDVAVRLARADQSLEYGLSAYYGEDTSPATSTTPRADAKRRLAGAHLVARRGPAELKGEIIVGRAALADAIAGGDKDVLAWTVLGGYAPRPGTRLAIRWHRFDPDRDAAGDSTDVTSLIWMRQLDPAVRLRVAEEFVRPDAGGSYDIFTTELQITY from the coding sequence GTGCGCATATTGTGGCTATGGTTGTCTGCTCTGTTGGTGATGGCCCTGCCGGTGGCGGCGCAAACGCTGGACGAGGTTCCCCCTGGACATTGGAGCTATGCTGCGATTGACGCGCTGACGCAGCGCGGGCTGGTGCATGGGTACGCGGCGGCGCCCTACGGTGGCCCCACACCCTTGACGCGCCCGGAGATGGCGGCATTGACCGCCCGCGCGGTGCGCGGCGTCGGCGAGGCGATGGGGGAGCGCGGTCGCCGCCTCGAGCTGCTGGCCCAGGCCCCGCTGGAGGGCGCACCCCCAACCGCCGCCGAGGAGCCGTGCGCGGCGCCGCCCGCGGTCGCCCCGGAGGACCTCGCGCGCATTGACAAGCTGCTGGCCGAGTTTCGCAACGAGCTGGTGACCATGGGCGCCAAGGTGGACAGCATTGCCGCCGAGCTGGCAGACCTGCGCACCTCGCTCGACGAGACCCGCATCCGGCTGGACAAGGCGACGGACGAGATGATGCGCCATTGCATCTCCGGGTACGCGCAGATGCGCTACACGGTGGAGGGGTCGGCAGCGCCCGCCTCCGAGTTCGCCGTGCGCCGCGCCAAGCTGACGCTGTCGGGCCCGGTGTCCGCGCGAGCGGACTACAAGGTGGAGCTTGACGTGCCGACCCAGAAGAAAGCCGGCGAGAGCATCGTCGTTCTGAACGAAGGCTATGCCGCGTTGGATTTCAATGCGGTTCGCGTGCTCGCGGGGCAGTTCTACGTACCCTTCGGGTGGGAGCTGTTTACCTCCAGCCGGGAGCTTGAGGCGCCGGAAGAGTCGTTAGGTCTCAAGCGGTTGTTTCCGGACCGCAAGTACGATCGCGGCGTGCGCGTCGAGGGCAGCCTCGGTGACAAGTGGCGGGGATGGCTTGCCCTGGTCAACGGCGCCGGCTACAAGCGCGGCGACACCAATGACCATAAGGACGTGGCTGTGCGCCTGGCGCGGGCCGATCAGTCGCTGGAGTACGGGCTGTCGGCTTACTACGGCGAGGACACTAGCCCGGCGACCTCGACCACGCCGCGGGCGGATGCGAAGCGCCGTTTGGCGGGTGCTCACCTTGTCGCCCGACGAGGGCCGGCGGAGCTGAAGGGCGAGATCATCGTGGGCAGGGCGGCGCTGGCCGATGCGATCGCTGGCGGCGACAAGGATGTCCTGGCGTGGACCGTGCTCGGCGGCTATGCTCCGCGCCCGGGCACGCGCCTGGCGATCCGCTGGCACCGCTTTGACCCCGACCGCGACGCGGCGGGGGATAGCACCGACGTAACGTCGCTCATCTGGATGCGGCAGCTCGACCCGGCGGTGCGGCTGCGGGTGGCGGAGGAGTTCGTGCGCCCCGACGCCGGCGGCAGCTACGACATCTTCACCACCGAACTGCAGATCACGTACTGA
- a CDS encoding phosphotransferase, whose translation MAHESLFLKLYSPGFDDYSRLGPVDTARKHALALDELPRFGVPAPRCLGFAAEHDEAALVTEWLIASPFAPAHRVEAARVLARLQALRLPDLSPELAALISRSTPNRGRIGEAPDEPQLTETTLQHGDYYSVNLVAGRDTVSVLDWDLLAVGDPMWDLGLLLCADRSVTEEEAAAVIAAYEEIHPAATERLLWHRRCWQSFWDERDRRGRRSREA comes from the coding sequence GTGGCCCACGAGTCGCTGTTTCTCAAGCTCTACTCGCCTGGCTTCGACGACTACTCCCGCCTTGGGCCGGTGGATACGGCGCGCAAGCACGCACTGGCATTGGACGAGCTACCGCGCTTCGGCGTGCCAGCGCCGCGGTGCCTGGGCTTCGCCGCCGAACACGACGAGGCCGCGCTGGTGACGGAGTGGCTGATCGCGTCTCCCTTCGCGCCGGCCCACCGTGTTGAGGCAGCGCGGGTACTTGCGCGGCTGCAGGCGCTCCGGCTGCCCGATCTGAGTCCGGAACTTGCCGCTCTGATCTCTCGCTCCACGCCCAACCGCGGGCGCATCGGCGAAGCGCCGGACGAGCCACAGCTCACAGAGACCACGCTGCAGCACGGCGACTACTACTCGGTTAACCTCGTCGCCGGGCGCGACACCGTATCTGTGCTCGACTGGGATCTGCTCGCCGTGGGCGATCCGATGTGGGACCTTGGCCTCCTGCTCTGCGCGGACCGCAGCGTGACGGAAGAGGAAGCCGCGGCCGTTATCGCGGCCTACGAAGAGATCCACCCGGCGGCGACGGAACGACTCCTTTGGCACCGCCGCTGCTGGCAGTCGTTCTGGGATGAACGCGACCGCCGGGGCCGGCGGTCGCGGGAGGCGTAG